One window from the genome of Longimicrobium sp. encodes:
- the hprK gene encoding HPr(Ser) kinase/phosphatase, with protein sequence MTVDDLLRSKRESLALELLTDERGLSRTIHTPDISSPGLVLTGYTERFPAERMQVLGETEVAFLESLDEDRRRAALEVFLAFDIPVVFVTKGQTPPPPLLELANQTGTPVIRSALKTADFYTRIKPFLEERFAPRTTLHGSLADVYGVGLLFVGKSGIGKSETVLDLVERGHRLVADDLVMITRRGHEVLIGKGHDLQRHHMEIRGVGIIDIRTMFGIRAIRQQKRIEVVVQLEIWDENAVYDRTGLDTKTMDILGIPVPMVTVPLVPGKNITVVCEVVAMNHLLKYSGVDTARLFNQRLQQRMAGVSDYLEEDYE encoded by the coding sequence TTGACGGTTGACGACCTGCTGCGCTCCAAGCGCGAATCGCTTGCGCTGGAGCTCCTGACCGACGAACGCGGGCTGTCGCGCACCATCCACACCCCCGACATCAGCTCGCCGGGGCTGGTGCTCACCGGCTACACCGAGCGGTTTCCCGCCGAGCGCATGCAGGTGCTGGGCGAAACCGAGGTCGCTTTCCTGGAATCGCTGGACGAAGACCGCCGCCGCGCCGCGCTCGAGGTGTTCCTGGCGTTCGACATTCCGGTCGTCTTCGTCACCAAGGGGCAGACGCCGCCGCCGCCGCTGCTGGAGCTGGCCAACCAGACGGGCACACCCGTCATCCGCTCGGCGCTCAAGACCGCCGACTTCTACACCCGCATCAAGCCCTTCCTGGAAGAGCGGTTCGCGCCCCGGACCACCCTCCACGGATCGCTGGCCGACGTGTACGGGGTAGGACTGCTGTTCGTGGGCAAGAGCGGCATCGGCAAGAGCGAGACGGTGCTGGACCTGGTGGAGCGCGGGCACCGGCTCGTCGCCGACGACCTGGTGATGATCACGCGGCGCGGGCACGAGGTGCTGATCGGCAAGGGGCACGACCTGCAGCGGCACCACATGGAAATCCGCGGGGTAGGGATCATCGACATCCGCACCATGTTCGGCATCCGAGCCATCCGCCAGCAGAAGCGCATCGAGGTGGTGGTGCAGCTGGAGATCTGGGACGAGAACGCGGTGTACGACCGCACGGGGCTCGACACGAAGACCATGGACATCCTGGGCATCCCCGTGCCGATGGTGACGGTGCCGCTGGTGCCGGGAAAGAACATCACCGTGGTGTGCGAGGTGGTGGCCATGAACCACCTTCTGAAATACTCGGGCGTCGACACCGCCCGCCTGTTCAACCAGCGGCTTCAGCAGCGCATGGCGGGGGTGTCGGACTACCTGGAGGAAGATTATGAATGA